In the Methanobrevibacter boviskoreani JH1 genome, one interval contains:
- a CDS encoding ATP-binding cassette domain-containing protein produces the protein MKNIIETYDLTKRYKDFTAVNSLNLHIPNKTIFGMLGPNGAGKTTTIKMLTCLTIPTSGTAKVGGYDILENPNEVRELLGMVPQQVSLYKDLTVWENAELCADYYGVPVDEKEDRINELMELVDISYAKDKLIGKMSGGQKQKASLVASLVHRPEILFLDEPTIGLDPTTKRILWNLIEELNDDGHTIILCSHDMHEVDMLCDNVGIISTGNLVAYDSPTGLKDTLIRRQREEYESLKDTLALIQDENNTDDKSSKSDREIENSEALKIQQDSLFKYREMSFLVDDLNQDLLKTLRANKYVHSVEVNDSGRIILEIDKFEDKAVRSVLKTLVKNKAKVSSISTEEPSLEDVFMKTTSEVELGPRA, from the coding sequence ATGAAAAATATTATTGAAACTTATGATTTAACTAAGAGATATAAGGATTTCACTGCTGTTAATTCATTAAATCTTCATATACCTAATAAAACTATCTTTGGTATGTTAGGTCCTAATGGTGCAGGTAAAACCACTACCATTAAAATGCTTACCTGTCTTACTATACCTACCTCTGGAACTGCGAAGGTAGGGGGATATGATATATTAGAAAACCCGAATGAGGTTCGGGAATTATTAGGAATGGTCCCTCAACAAGTAAGTCTCTATAAAGACTTAACAGTTTGGGAAAATGCAGAATTATGTGCGGATTACTATGGGGTTCCAGTAGATGAAAAAGAAGATCGTATTAACGAATTAATGGAACTTGTTGATATTTCTTATGCTAAGGATAAATTGATAGGTAAAATGTCAGGTGGTCAAAAACAAAAAGCATCATTAGTTGCTAGTTTAGTTCATAGACCAGAAATATTGTTTTTAGATGAACCAACCATTGGTTTAGATCCCACTACCAAACGTATATTATGGAATCTTATTGAGGAATTAAATGACGATGGTCATACAATTATCCTATGTTCCCATGATATGCATGAGGTGGATATGTTATGTGATAATGTTGGAATTATAAGTACTGGAAATCTAGTGGCTTATGATTCACCTACAGGATTAAAAGATACTCTTATTCGTCGTCAAAGAGAGGAATATGAATCTTTAAAAGATACATTGGCACTTATTCAAGATGAAAATAATACAGATGACAAATCTAGTAAATCTGATAGGGAAATAGAAAATAGTGAAGCTTTAAAGATTCAACAAGATTCATTATTTAAGTATAGGGAAATGTCGTTTTTAGTGGACGATTTAAATCAGGATCTATTAAAAACTTTAAGAGCAAATAAATATGTTCATAGTGTTGAGGTAAATGATTCAGGTAGAATAATCCTTGAAATAGATAAATTTGAGGATAAGGCTGTTCGATCTGTTCTTAAAACTTTGGTTAAAAACAAGGCTAAAGTCAGTTCAATTTCTACAGAGGAACCTTCACTTGAGGATGTATTTATGAAAACTACTTCCGAAGTTGAATTGGGACCAAGGGCTTGA
- a CDS encoding 2-isopropylmalate synthase produces MNRKPVYKMDDLYENMPEKITIFDTTLRDGEQSPGVALTVDEKIEIAEKLDILGVDKMEIGFPRASEGEKETAKKVKALGLNSTICGLARAVKADVDAVLDCDLDYVHTFIGTSPLHRDYKLKMSKEKVKEKTINTIEYCKDHGLTVEFSAEDATRTEWDYLVEVYKAAEEAGADVINVPDTVGVLTPMDAKTLIYDLKQEINIPISTHFHNDFGLAVANTLMGLEAGADQFHATINGIGERAGNASLEETVMSLILEYHHPMDVDTTKIYDISDFVSRVTGMNLPPNKAIVGKNAFAHESGIHVHGIMENAGTYEAISPEMVGQTRRIVLGKQSGGHAIKGKLEEFNIKLSDKQLDDVLERVKALGDKGKSITDDDLKAIALSEMNTSKEKIVELSGLSVTSGDNVSPTATVRLTINDKVKEKAETGVGPVDAALNAIESLIQDTTSFELEQYHIEAINGGTDALGEVFVRVNDKKGNIATGRSANEDIIKASVQAVINAVNKLLIIKKELNE; encoded by the coding sequence ATGAATAGAAAACCAGTGTATAAAATGGACGATTTATATGAAAATATGCCAGAGAAAATAACAATCTTCGATACTACTTTACGTGACGGAGAACAATCTCCTGGAGTAGCTTTAACAGTAGATGAGAAAATTGAGATAGCTGAAAAATTAGATATTCTCGGTGTAGACAAGATGGAAATAGGATTTCCAAGAGCATCAGAAGGAGAAAAAGAAACTGCTAAAAAAGTTAAAGCTTTAGGATTGAATAGTACAATTTGTGGATTAGCACGTGCAGTTAAAGCAGATGTTGATGCAGTATTAGATTGTGATTTAGATTATGTTCACACATTTATTGGAACAAGCCCACTTCATAGGGATTATAAACTCAAAATGTCTAAAGAAAAAGTTAAAGAGAAAACTATAAACACAATCGAATATTGTAAAGATCATGGACTTACTGTGGAATTTTCAGCAGAGGATGCAACAAGAACCGAATGGGATTATCTTGTAGAAGTTTATAAAGCAGCTGAAGAAGCTGGAGCAGATGTAATAAATGTTCCAGATACTGTAGGAGTTCTTACTCCAATGGATGCTAAAACTTTAATCTATGATTTAAAACAAGAAATCAACATTCCAATTAGTACTCATTTCCACAATGATTTTGGTCTTGCTGTGGCTAATACTCTAATGGGATTAGAAGCAGGTGCAGATCAATTCCATGCAACAATAAATGGTATTGGTGAAAGAGCTGGAAATGCATCACTTGAAGAAACTGTAATGAGCTTAATCTTAGAATATCACCATCCTATGGATGTAGATACTACTAAAATTTATGATATATCTGACTTTGTATCAAGAGTAACAGGTATGAACTTACCTCCAAACAAAGCTATAGTAGGTAAGAATGCATTTGCACATGAATCCGGTATTCACGTACATGGAATTATGGAAAATGCAGGTACTTATGAAGCAATTAGTCCTGAAATGGTAGGTCAAACCAGAAGAATTGTTTTAGGAAAACAAAGTGGTGGACATGCTATTAAAGGTAAACTAGAGGAATTTAATATAAAACTATCAGATAAGCAATTAGATGATGTATTAGAACGTGTAAAAGCATTAGGTGATAAAGGAAAATCAATTACTGATGACGATTTAAAAGCAATTGCATTATCTGAGATGAATACCTCAAAAGAGAAAATAGTTGAACTATCAGGTTTATCTGTAACAAGTGGGGACAATGTTTCACCTACAGCAACAGTCAGATTAACAATTAATGACAAAGTTAAAGAAAAAGCAGAAACTGGAGTTGGTCCTGTTGACGCAGCATTAAATGCTATTGAATCATTAATTCAAGACACAACATCATTTGAATTAGAACAATACCATATTGAAGCAATTAATGGTGGTACAGATGCTTTAGGAGAAGTGTTTGTAAGAGTCAATGATAAGAAAGGCAACATAGCAACAGGTAGATCTGCTAATGAAGATATTATCAAAGCAAGTGTACAAGCAGTAATAAATGCTGTAAATAAACTATTAATAATCAAAAAAGAATTAAATGAATAA
- a CDS encoding DUF1786 domain-containing protein: protein MKILAIDVGTGTQDIIYYNTEKEVENSIKVVLPSPHILIAQKIKNINDDIYFEGNIMGGGKLKNVILKHMDKGYNVAMESYCAKTIRDDLKQVESYGIEVVYDEDKNSKKYKDYTRISLNDIDIDKLAGFLKEYDLDFDFDYIAVAVQDHGYNENMGDRDFRFEKIREKLENPLKPEEFGWYGNIPEYYSRMKSVENKLKNETKWQIRNTPLIMDTKFASICGMCYDEEALKLNSYIVMDIGNGHTTVASIENGKIQGVFEHHTSSLTGESLERYVKKLANGTLTNEEIYNDHGHGAHVINPISNIEKVIVSGPKRGLIEKTGLDYHHACPGGDVMMTGTIGLIKSLKHYIN, encoded by the coding sequence ATGAAAATATTGGCAATTGATGTAGGAACAGGAACACAAGATATAATATATTATAACACGGAAAAGGAAGTGGAAAACTCTATAAAAGTAGTTTTACCTTCACCACATATATTGATAGCTCAAAAAATCAAAAATATTAATGATGATATCTACTTTGAAGGAAATATTATGGGAGGTGGAAAACTTAAAAATGTTATATTGAAACATATGGACAAGGGATACAATGTAGCTATGGAATCATATTGCGCAAAAACCATAAGGGACGATTTGAAACAGGTAGAATCATATGGTATAGAAGTAGTATATGATGAGGATAAAAACAGCAAAAAGTATAAAGATTACACTAGAATATCACTTAATGATATAGATATAGACAAATTAGCTGGATTTTTAAAAGAGTATGACTTAGATTTTGACTTTGACTATATTGCGGTAGCTGTACAGGATCATGGATATAATGAAAACATGGGAGATAGGGATTTCAGATTTGAAAAGATTAGAGAGAAATTAGAAAATCCCCTAAAACCTGAGGAGTTCGGGTGGTATGGAAATATACCAGAATATTACAGTAGAATGAAATCTGTAGAAAATAAGTTAAAAAATGAAACAAAGTGGCAAATAAGGAATACCCCATTAATAATGGATACAAAATTCGCATCAATATGTGGAATGTGCTATGACGAGGAAGCATTGAAATTAAACAGTTATATTGTTATGGATATAGGAAATGGACATACCACAGTAGCATCAATTGAAAATGGAAAAATACAGGGAGTATTTGAACATCATACAAGTAGTCTTACTGGAGAATCCCTAGAAAGATATGTAAAAAAATTAGCAAATGGTACACTTACAAATGAAGAAATATACAATGACCATGGTCATGGAGCACATGTAATAAACCCAATATCAAATATTGAAAAAGTAATTGTATCAGGTCCTAAAAGAGGTTTAATTGAAAAAACAGGTTTGGATTATCATCATGCATGTCCTGGTGGTGATGTGATGATGACAGGAACCATAGGATTAATCAAATCATTAAAACATTATATAAACTAA
- a CDS encoding HAD family hydrolase, giving the protein MRSKAIVFDNSGTLIERYRIIKDLNTGEFITDINSLSLIDNLDCGALAILQFNTGCLSKLDSDTLISDLINDYHIQFTVSYSTRRLSHDEILSIINNDDAVISDITEGFSILKKQVPNMEICNGTALILDCKNRNIAYTITTAGRFFNNAIFTVNQLKNRGYDIFIASGDRSDAIQTLTEFLDIDPSHGFPTATPLGKRDIVKSLRKDYDKVVMVGDGQNDYYAFQESDLAILTIAQSLIESDQLISSSDYIVDDLIELLNILH; this is encoded by the coding sequence TGATAATTCAGGTACTTTAATTGAAAGATATAGGATTATCAAAGATTTGAATACAGGAGAATTTATTACAGACATTAATTCATTGAGTTTGATTGATAATTTGGATTGTGGAGCCTTAGCTATTCTACAGTTTAATACTGGATGTTTATCTAAGCTAGATTCCGATACCCTAATATCAGATTTAATTAATGATTATCATATCCAATTTACTGTAAGCTATTCCACTAGACGACTTTCACATGACGAGATATTGTCCATAATTAATAATGACGATGCAGTTATATCTGATATAACTGAGGGTTTTTCTATTCTAAAAAAACAAGTTCCAAATATGGAGATATGTAACGGCACTGCATTAATACTAGATTGTAAAAATAGGAATATAGCTTACACTATTACAACAGCAGGTAGATTCTTTAACAATGCAATCTTTACAGTTAATCAATTGAAAAATAGGGGTTATGACATTTTCATTGCATCTGGAGATAGAAGTGATGCAATCCAAACCTTAACCGAGTTTTTAGACATTGACCCTTCTCATGGCTTTCCAACTGCCACACCTCTTGGAAAAAGGGATATTGTAAAGTCCTTAAGAAAGGATTATGATAAGGTTGTAATGGTTGGTGACGGACAAAATGATTATTATGCATTTCAGGAATCAGATTTGGCTATTTTAACTATTGCACAATCCCTAATAGAATCAGATCAATTAATCTCATCCTCGGATTATATTGTTGATGATTTAATCGAATTGTTGAATATATTACATTAG
- a CDS encoding PadR family transcriptional regulator, giving the protein MSDEIDNDFSDTEYVNHIMNKENKTIVNGFTHLLILWFLSKEDLHGYALMKRLNEFFSPQIECGFVKKVSSSKIYPILSDMEEYKIIEGEWKVQSSKNIKVYHLTNRGELILEDISKKIQYVYSIKNPLWQEFFQDIFKGSNGK; this is encoded by the coding sequence TTGTCTGATGAGATTGATAATGATTTTTCAGATACTGAGTATGTTAATCATATAATGAATAAGGAAAACAAGACAATTGTCAATGGTTTTACCCATTTATTGATTTTATGGTTTTTATCTAAGGAAGATCTCCATGGTTATGCTTTAATGAAAAGATTAAATGAATTTTTCTCTCCTCAAATAGAATGTGGTTTTGTAAAGAAAGTCAGTTCTAGTAAGATCTATCCCATCTTGTCTGATATGGAAGAATATAAGATAATTGAAGGGGAATGGAAAGTCCAATCTTCTAAGAATATTAAAGTTTATCATTTAACTAATAGAGGTGAATTGATTTTAGAAGATATCTCAAAGAAAATTCAATATGTATACTCTATAAAGAATCCTTTATGGCAAGAATTTTTCCAAGATATATTCAAAGGTTCAAATGGAAAATAA
- the nudC gene encoding NAD(+) diphosphatase has protein sequence MIKKSLYDNYSIDFKENYKTEEDSYYFIFYNRELYLNEKNELPLINEEELNKKFNVNFSLYIGTFKNKPAFVVDIVESSEKFYNLTDVFPIDDELFLIGGRAVQILDWYKNHQYCGVCGTHNVMDDDLMMLKCPECGHINFTRIAPAIIVAIRKDDKLLMAYHSYYKIKQYTILAGFVEAGETLEEAVHREVKEEVGINIKNVKYFASQSWPFPNSLMVGFTAEYDSGEIKVDNFEILKARWFSKDEIERRSNISISSWLIDDFLDS, from the coding sequence ATGATAAAAAAAAGTTTATATGATAACTATAGTATAGATTTCAAGGAAAACTACAAAACAGAAGAGGATTCATACTATTTTATCTTTTATAATAGGGAATTATACTTAAATGAAAAGAATGAACTTCCTTTAATCAACGAAGAGGAACTAAATAAGAAATTTAACGTGAATTTCTCATTATATATTGGAACTTTTAAGAATAAGCCAGCATTTGTTGTAGATATTGTAGAAAGTAGCGAGAAATTTTACAACTTAACAGACGTATTTCCAATAGACGATGAACTTTTTTTAATAGGTGGAAGGGCAGTACAAATCTTGGATTGGTATAAGAATCACCAATATTGTGGAGTATGCGGAACACATAATGTTATGGATGATGATCTAATGATGCTCAAATGTCCAGAATGTGGCCATATAAACTTTACAAGAATAGCACCTGCAATAATTGTAGCCATTAGAAAAGACGATAAACTCCTGATGGCATATCATAGCTACTACAAAATAAAACAATATACAATACTTGCAGGTTTTGTAGAGGCTGGAGAAACACTTGAGGAAGCAGTACACAGGGAAGTTAAAGAGGAGGTAGGCATCAATATCAAGAATGTCAAATACTTTGCAAGCCAATCATGGCCATTTCCAAATTCCCTAATGGTAGGTTTTACAGCTGAATATGATAGCGGGGAGATAAAAGTAGATAATTTTGAGATTTTAAAGGCAAGATGGTTTAGTAAAGATGAGATTGAAAGAAGATCAAATATAAGCATATCCTCATGGCTAATAGATGACTTTTTAGATAGTTAG
- a CDS encoding PHP domain-containing protein, with the protein MLKLDPHIHSTYSSDAVSTPKEIIERSKELDLDMIALSDHNTVEGSKVARELTKNDDLFVIPSIEISSEYGHILGFGVEEKIEKGLSPEETVDQIHDLGGLAIVPHPYCYYRHGLFCKYKNTDLNIDGVESKNARFIFGYSNYKGKQLASKKNIAEIGSSDAHFKGFIMDCYTEIDCEKDIDSVLKAIKHRKTKSCGKGTSNIRLSKYLFDKNIRKLYQ; encoded by the coding sequence ATGTTAAAACTTGATCCACATATACATAGTACATACTCTAGTGATGCAGTTAGCACACCTAAAGAGATTATTGAAAGATCCAAAGAATTAGATTTAGATATGATAGCTTTAAGTGATCATAATACAGTAGAAGGTTCAAAAGTTGCAAGAGAACTTACAAAAAATGATGATTTATTTGTAATTCCATCAATAGAAATCAGCAGTGAATATGGACATATATTAGGATTTGGTGTGGAAGAGAAAATAGAGAAAGGATTATCACCTGAGGAAACTGTGGACCAAATCCATGATTTAGGTGGACTTGCAATAGTACCGCACCCATATTGTTATTATAGACATGGATTATTCTGTAAATATAAAAATACAGATTTAAACATAGATGGAGTGGAATCTAAAAATGCTAGATTTATATTTGGATATTCCAATTATAAGGGAAAACAACTTGCATCAAAAAAGAATATAGCAGAAATAGGATCTAGTGACGCCCATTTTAAAGGTTTTATAATGGATTGCTACACAGAGATAGATTGTGAAAAAGATATCGATAGTGTTTTAAAAGCAATTAAACATAGAAAAACTAAATCATGTGGAAAGGGAACCTCAAATATAAGATTAAGCAAATACTTATTCGATAAAAATATAAGAAAATTGTACCAGTAA
- a CDS encoding ABC transporter permease — protein MDLEYRKLYWMIKKEWLSLKRHPSRLVAIIIFPIIMILLFGYGMGGDLTNLPVVVVSQSDGHLTDQTLTDIKANDAFSVVDIIDNVDDGKAMVDSGKVKAAIILPSNYDDNDTTQKTATLYLDSSDQMASQVLIPSSQQIFNQISINELQSSNSNLEVQNSTNTNPVSSQINSAKSSISIQINKIYGDIKYIDFLVPAVLAMTVMMSCMMGMGAAIAGERETGELARLFMTPTSVATVIGGKILAKLSVEMMRAIVLLVAAIILFSITIKGGILQTLLLLFIGALCFVGFGVALSARAQTQEDYSQMVMPFSMPMMFVSGVFYPIETMPWIFQKIAYIFPLTYLNDAMRAVMIQGRPLSSVWLDILILLGFTLLFFLIGVKRFNRDV, from the coding sequence ATGGATTTAGAATATAGAAAATTATATTGGATGATTAAAAAAGAGTGGTTAAGTCTTAAAAGACATCCCTCCAGATTAGTGGCTATTATCATATTTCCAATAATCATGATTCTATTATTTGGATATGGTATGGGTGGAGACTTGACAAACTTACCTGTTGTAGTTGTTTCTCAATCTGACGGTCATCTAACTGACCAGACTTTAACAGATATAAAAGCCAATGATGCCTTTTCTGTTGTTGATATTATAGACAATGTAGATGATGGAAAGGCAATGGTGGATAGTGGTAAGGTTAAAGCGGCTATTATACTGCCTTCAAATTATGATGATAATGACACGACTCAGAAGACGGCCACATTGTATTTGGATTCCTCAGATCAAATGGCATCACAGGTTTTAATTCCAAGTTCACAGCAAATATTTAACCAGATATCTATTAATGAACTTCAATCCTCTAACTCAAACTTAGAGGTACAGAATTCAACAAATACTAATCCGGTATCCTCACAGATAAACAGTGCTAAATCCTCAATTAGTATTCAAATTAATAAGATATATGGTGATATTAAATATATTGACTTTTTAGTTCCTGCAGTTCTAGCTATGACTGTCATGATGAGTTGTATGATGGGTATGGGTGCAGCCATTGCTGGAGAACGTGAAACCGGAGAATTGGCTAGATTATTCATGACTCCTACATCTGTTGCTACAGTTATAGGTGGTAAGATTTTAGCCAAGTTATCAGTGGAAATGATGAGGGCAATTGTTTTATTGGTTGCGGCTATTATTCTCTTTAGTATTACTATTAAAGGAGGTATATTACAAACATTGTTATTACTCTTCATAGGAGCGTTATGTTTTGTTGGTTTTGGAGTGGCTTTATCTGCAAGGGCACAGACCCAGGAAGATTATTCCCAAATGGTAATGCCGTTTTCAATGCCGATGATGTTTGTGTCAGGAGTATTCTATCCTATAGAAACTATGCCTTGGATATTCCAGAAAATTGCATATATATTTCCGCTAACTTATTTAAATGATGCTATGAGGGCTGTTATGATTCAAGGACGTCCTTTATCTTCAGTATGGTTGGATATTTTAATATTATTAGGATTCACTTTATTGTTCTTCCTTATTGGAGTTAAAAGATTTAATAGAGATGTATAA
- the albA gene encoding DNA-binding protein Alba, with the protein MSEENIIYIGNKPVMNYVLAVVTQVNNGKNEVILKARGRAINRAVDVAEIATNRFVPNASIGEIKTATEEIENADGRVSNVSSITIPLIKNE; encoded by the coding sequence ATGAGCGAAGAAAATATAATTTATATCGGTAACAAACCAGTAATGAACTATGTATTAGCAGTAGTAACACAAGTAAATAATGGTAAAAACGAAGTAATATTAAAAGCTAGAGGAAGAGCTATAAATAGAGCTGTAGATGTAGCAGAAATAGCTACAAATAGATTTGTACCAAATGCAAGTATTGGAGAAATTAAAACTGCAACAGAGGAAATTGAAAATGCAGATGGAAGAGTCTCCAATGTATCTAGTATAACTATACCTCTTATAAAAAATGAATAA
- a CDS encoding sugar phosphate isomerase/epimerase family protein — translation MKLGFSTLSLFLKPLDEILDTAKRDGFEVIEILSEGPYAAYNIEKNDEIIKISDKGNIEINIHGPTVDLNLASINEGIRRESVKQTIETIDMANKIGANAITVHPGKIGRKDDKLRKYALDLAVESIGQCVDYGKEHGNIKISVENLPERYSFLGNKVEEIEYIQENTDSKITIDTGHANTCKDCQEFFKLKNIEYFHINDNNKIKDQHLILGEGTLDLNLLKYIDKGIIELNTYEKVLKTQELIKSLGY, via the coding sequence ATGAAATTAGGTTTTTCCACATTGTCACTCTTTTTAAAACCATTGGATGAAATACTAGACACAGCTAAAAGAGACGGATTCGAGGTAATTGAGATATTATCCGAAGGTCCATATGCGGCATACAATATAGAAAAAAATGATGAAATCATCAAAATCAGCGATAAAGGTAATATTGAAATAAACATTCATGGACCAACAGTGGATTTAAATCTTGCAAGTATCAATGAGGGCATAAGAAGGGAATCAGTAAAACAAACAATAGAAACAATCGATATGGCAAATAAGATTGGTGCGAATGCCATAACAGTTCATCCTGGAAAGATAGGAAGAAAGGACGATAAACTTAGAAAGTATGCACTGGATCTTGCAGTGGAATCCATTGGCCAATGTGTTGACTATGGAAAGGAACATGGCAATATAAAAATCTCTGTAGAAAATCTACCTGAAAGATACAGCTTTCTTGGAAATAAAGTTGAGGAAATCGAATACATTCAAGAAAACACAGACTCAAAAATAACAATAGATACAGGACATGCCAATACATGTAAGGACTGCCAGGAGTTTTTTAAACTAAAAAACATTGAATATTTCCATATAAACGATAACAATAAAATAAAAGACCAGCATCTAATACTAGGTGAAGGCACATTAGATTTGAACCTGTTAAAATATATTGATAAGGGAATTATAGAATTAAATACCTATGAGAAGGTTTTAAAAACACAGGAATTAATTAAGAGTCTAGGATATTAA
- a CDS encoding outer membrane protein assembly factor BamB family protein, which produces MFKSKKLFYVLLIFLSLSLVLSPISSADWPMFQKSPDHVGYVDEPSDFVNNLWTINLGSNTNSTPIVKDDTLYAISNDGVLHSIDLKNGTVNWTYKFSNSISTSPVIKGDILYVGDLNGNFYAFNTSSKTLKWTFSNPKPIESSAVVDKNNVYVTADNGHVYSLDIKDGDKKWDKEIGGKLKSSPVVSSGTIYFGSTNGGVYALKTSDGSSKWNFTTGDAVLASPAVKGDRLAIGSVDNTFYVINTSNGNLIWKEEMANKVVSSASIDEYNNNIYVGDDSGNMTCFDLRDGKTKWSYQTGGSVQSTPAFYNDTIAFTSNDGSLYILNKFSGKENMTYGPGYYLFNSKITSSPVIIGNTLILTANDGNVYSLNLLKQSTPISVYVWYDIIIIIVLIIIIGVLISLNKKRKAKKPIKKKQYKKFQ; this is translated from the coding sequence ATGTTTAAATCTAAGAAATTATTTTATGTATTATTGATATTTTTATCATTATCATTGGTTTTAAGTCCTATAAGTAGTGCAGATTGGCCTATGTTTCAAAAATCCCCAGATCATGTTGGTTATGTAGATGAGCCTAGCGATTTTGTAAATAATCTATGGACTATCAATCTCGGCTCTAACACTAACTCAACACCAATTGTCAAAGATGATACTTTATATGCAATATCAAATGACGGAGTTTTACATTCTATTGATTTAAAAAATGGTACTGTTAATTGGACCTATAAATTCTCAAATTCCATTTCAACAAGTCCTGTAATCAAAGGGGATATTCTATATGTTGGAGATTTAAATGGTAATTTCTATGCTTTTAATACCTCTTCAAAAACATTGAAATGGACATTCTCTAATCCGAAACCTATAGAATCATCAGCTGTTGTTGATAAAAACAATGTTTATGTAACTGCAGATAATGGTCATGTATACTCTCTTGATATTAAAGACGGAGATAAGAAATGGGATAAGGAAATAGGTGGTAAATTAAAATCTTCACCTGTCGTTTCTAGTGGTACCATTTATTTCGGTTCTACAAATGGTGGAGTTTATGCATTAAAAACTAGTGACGGATCTTCAAAATGGAATTTCACTACTGGTGATGCAGTACTTGCTTCCCCAGCTGTTAAAGGTGATAGATTAGCTATTGGTTCTGTAGATAATACATTTTATGTAATCAATACAAGTAATGGAAATCTGATATGGAAGGAAGAGATGGCCAATAAGGTTGTATCCTCAGCATCTATTGACGAATATAACAATAATATTTATGTTGGAGATGATTCTGGAAACATGACCTGTTTTGATTTAAGGGATGGAAAAACCAAATGGTCATATCAAACAGGTGGCTCAGTACAGTCTACACCTGCATTTTATAATGACACTATAGCATTTACATCTAATGACGGATCTTTATATATATTAAATAAATTTTCAGGTAAGGAGAATATGACCTATGGTCCAGGATACTATCTCTTTAATTCAAAGATTACAAGCTCTCCTGTTATTATAGGAAATACTCTAATCTTAACAGCTAATGATGGAAATGTATATTCACTTAATCTTTTAAAACAGAGTACTCCAATATCCGTATATGTATGGTATGATATTATAATTATAATCGTTTTAATTATAATTATTGGCGTTTTAATTTCCTTAAATAAAAAGAGAAAAGCTAAAAAACCTATAAAAAAGAAACAATATAAGAAATTTCAATAG